The DNA region CCTTGGCTCAAAGCCCTCAAAAAATAACAAAATTCGTAGAACAATATATATTATTGGAACTTTAATTTTCACTGGTGTAATTTTTAGCGCTCCGATCTTACGTGAATTTTTCGAATTTAACTTGCCAAACATTAGTCAATTCTGGTTTATTTGCTCAGTGATTATTCTTGTTTCAGTTATCCAGTTATTTATTGCTTCAAGCAGATCTAAAAATAAATAGTCTCTCGGGAGGCTATTTTTATTATTTCGAAAAGCCAGCTATCACTAGTTCTTAGATTTTAAACAACTCTCTTTAGGAAGTAAAAATAAAATCAGGTCATTAAGCCTGATTTTACATTGCAATTTTTTTGGTTGAAATTGATTCATTAGAGATTCGGTTTTGTTTTATAACCCTTCTGTTATCTTTTAACAACTCCAATCTATCTTTAATTTCTTTTGCTTTTTCTATATTTTCAACTTTAAGATAGAGCGCACCGAGAGTTCGTAAAGTTTGAGGTCTTTCGTCAAGTTCTATAGCCTTTTCTAGTGCTGAAATCGCCAATTTATCTTTTCCCATTTTTTCAAGAGCTCGGGCGTAAGCAATATATCGAGTCGGCACAGAATCTTCAATTTCTATAGCTTGTTCAAATGCTAGGGCAGCTTTTTGATAATTCTCGGTTTCAAGATAGATTAAGCCAACGTTATGAAGACTCGATGCGCTACTTTCTAAGCTTTGAGCAATTTCGAAACATTCAATAGCATCGTCAAACTTCTTTTGGCCCGCATATATTATCCCTAAACGGTTATATGCCGTAGCATTTCTTTCATCAAATCGCAAAATTGTTAATAAAACTTTCTCTGCTCGCAAATATTTTTTATCAATAATTGCCTCTTGCGCTACACGCCACAGCTTATCAATTTTATTCGCAAAATTATCTGGTAGGGCATTTTTTGTTAATTTTTCAGGATTTTTTAGAAAAACATAAGCACTAAGAACAATAATTAAAATCAAAACTAACATACCAATATATTATAGCATAGAAATCAGCATTTTAGCAAATTTTAGCCAATAATTAAATCAAGCAGAACCAACTTGATATTTCCATTTTTAGAGATCCTATCATAAGCTCTAAGAATTTTCTTTGCCGTTGTTGCTCCTTTTTTTGGATTTTGAGCAAAAGTTTGGTCAACCATTTTAAGCAAAATTTCTAAAAACTTTAGAATATCATTTCTTTCCAGTTTTAAATCTTTTACAATTAATATTTTTTCAAATTTCGAACCCAAAAACCACCTTTTTGCAAATTCAGCAATCTCCATCTGTTCATTAAAATATTTTTTACTGTTCAAAAGTTTATCAATTTCACCAGGTAAACCATTCGCCATAAATAGAATTTTTTTCTTATCATCTTCACTCAATTTTGATTTTTGCAGCATCTTAATCGAATCAATTTCCGATATTGGCGGAATTCGTAAAATCTGCGCTCGTGAAAGTATAGTCTTTTCGAAGGCATTCTTATTTTCAGTCAAAAGCACAAAAGATGTATTAGCATTTGGTTCTTCAAAAAGCTTCAAGAATTTATTTTGCGCAGATTCATTCATTTTTTCAGCATTCATCAATACGAAACAACGTTTTTTTACACTTTTTACATTTGCTTTTTGCTGTAAAAATTCAATATCTTCAACATTGATAATTTCAGTTTTTTGCGCACCGTGAATAGTTGGCCTGAATTCAATTATTTGAATATCTTTCAAAAATTTTAACTTTTTTAGAGCAAATTCAAAACCGAACCCACGAGGGATTTCCACAATCGTTGCATGCGAATTTAAAATTATATTTTCAAAGAAATCTTTCATTTTTATAACTCAAAATTTTCAGGAGTTTCTGCTTCGAAAATCATTCTTTGCGATTCTTTTTCACCCTTTTTTGGTGGAATTGTAATCTCTAAACTTTGCGCATGCAAAAACATCCTATCTTCACTTTCAGATTTCGAAATATTTTTATCATAAACTCTATCGCCTAAAATTGGATGGTTTAGATAGCTTAAATGAACACGCAATTGATGTGTTCGACCAGTTTTTGGCATAAGTTTTACTAACGAAAAATTTTCATTTTCCTTAAGAATTTCATATTTAGTTTGGGCTGGCTTTCCTTTTGCATGAATCATGAAAGTGCTCGGAGCTGAGCCGTTTCTCGCAATAGGTAGATCAATTAAGGCTTTTTTTGGATTCAAAACACCTTTAACGATTGCCACATAGGTTTTTTTCGCAGTCCGTTCTGAAAATTGCTTTTGCAGCTTTTTAGCAGCTTCATCATTTTTTGCGCCAATTATTACACCGGAAGTCTCACGGTCAAGCCTATGAATAATCCCAACACGATTTGTCCCTTTACCAAATTTTGCGCCACGACTTTCAAAAAAATCCGCAACAGTAAATTCATCATTCAAAGCACCTTTGCTATGCGTTAGAATTCCACGAGGCTTATTTATTACAATAACATTTTCATCTTCAAAA from Candidatus Saccharimonas sp. includes:
- a CDS encoding tetratricopeptide repeat protein, whose amino-acid sequence is MLVLILIIVLSAYVFLKNPEKLTKNALPDNFANKIDKLWRVAQEAIIDKKYLRAEKVLLTILRFDERNATAYNRLGIIYAGQKKFDDAIECFEIAQSLESSASSLHNVGLIYLETENYQKAALAFEQAIEIEDSVPTRYIAYARALEKMGKDKLAISALEKAIELDERPQTLRTLGALYLKVENIEKAKEIKDRLELLKDNRRVIKQNRISNESISTKKIAM
- a CDS encoding RluA family pseudouridine synthase: MAKFNSGDILKILRKFQVAGEENVPRDVEELKKITADEFSEIFTFKFNKHKFFIVVDGMAEDDEFYIQDLLRKHFGDIEGELIKNPLDSMMSFALPFEGKDIYLFRNIASKTRLDIYLTENYPEFSRATIQKYIKNGFVKVNGRIAKKPKDAIEKGDKIKLEIPEKTAEKINFPILFEDENVIVINKPRGILTHSKGALNDEFTVADFFESRGAKFGKGTNRVGIIHRLDRETSGVIIGAKNDEAAKKLQKQFSERTAKKTYVAIVKGVLNPKKALIDLPIARNGSAPSTFMIHAKGKPAQTKYEILKENENFSLVKLMPKTGRTHQLRVHLSYLNHPILGDRVYDKNISKSESEDRMFLHAQSLEITIPPKKGEKESQRMIFEAETPENFEL